From a single Vitis vinifera cultivar Pinot Noir 40024 chromosome 18, ASM3070453v1 genomic region:
- the LOC100247103 gene encoding uncharacterized protein LOC100247103 isoform X2: MLEAVESSVNGGFSQLQSCGDSSEEELSVLPRHTKVVVTGNNRTKSVLVGLQGVVKKAVGLGGWHWLVLTNGIEVKLQRNALSVIEAPTGNEEDDDLEFENMQWNGSDMASDDTQKSHRSRHRTHKSSGSSHKTMSRSLSCDSQSKGSISTPRGSTVDLSKLEMAALWRYLRHFNLVDGIPNPSKEQLIDVVQRHFVTQQMDELQVIVGFVQAAKRLKTVCK; the protein is encoded by the exons ATGCTTGAGGCAGTGGAGAGTTCCGTCAATGGCGGATTTTCTCAGTTGCAGAGCTGTGGTGACAGCAGCGAAGAAGAGCTCTCCGTTCTTCCTCGTCACACCAAGGTAGTCGTCACCGGCAATAACCGTACCAAATCTGTGCTTGTGGGCCTCCAGGGCGTGGTCAAGAAGGCTGTCGGCCTTGGTGGTTGGCATTGGCTG GTTCTTACAAATGGTATAGAAGTAAAGTTGCAGAGGAATGCTCTTAGTGTGATTGAAGCTCCTACTGGTAATGAGGAAGATGATGATCTTGAATTTGAGAACATGCAGTGGAATGGCTCTGATATGG CTTCTGATGACACTCAAAAGTCCCACAGATCCAGACATCGAACACACAAGTCTTCCGGGTCATCACATAAGACCATGAGCAGGTCCCTTTCTTGTGACTCACAGTCTAAGGGATCTATTTCTACTCCAAGAGGGTCTACG GTTGACTTGAGCAAGCTAGAGATGGCTGCATTATGGAGATACTTGCGACACTTCAACCTT GTGGATGGCATCCCCAACCCATCTAAGGAGCAATTAATTGATGTTGTTCAGAGGCATTTCGTGACGCAG CAAATGGACGAGTTGCAGGTCATCGTGGGGTTTGTGCAGGCTGCAAAGAGACTGAAGACTGTCTGCAAATGA
- the LOC100257368 gene encoding uncharacterized protein LOC100257368 isoform X1 — protein MEVKFKCSSCAVSSRTKFWSRLRFAVVFELVLILAWFEAANAKSQEHQLQAQGVEKGSRNVVSHSCIHDQILEQRRRPGRKVYSVTPQVYEESGISKPLHGKGRALLSVSKFSEEQEDVKEPIRIYLNYDAVGHSPDRDCRNVGDIVKLGEPPLRSSVTFAPGIPSCNPHSDPPIFGDCWYNCTLDDIAGEDKRHRLRKALGQTADWFRRALAVEPVKGNLRLSGYSACGQDGGVQLPRAYVEEGVANADLVLLVTTRPTTGNTLAWAVACERDQWGRAIAGHVNVAPRHLTAEAETLLSATLIHEVMHVLGFDPHAFAHFRDERKRRRAQVIEQTVDEKLGRTVTRVVLPRVVMHSRYHYGAFSENFTGLELEDGGGRGTSGSHWEKRLLMNEIMTGSVDTRSVVSKMTLALLEDSGWYHANYSMADRLDWGRNQGTEFVTSPCNLWKGAYHCNTTQSSGCTYNREAEGYCPIVSYSGDLPQWARYFPQANKGGQSSLADYCTYFVAYSDGSCTDTNSARAPDRMLGEVRGSNSRCMASSLVRTGFVRGSTTQGNGCYQHRCINNTLEVAVDGIWKVCPEAGGPIQFPGFNGELICPVYHELCSSAPVPVVGHCPNSCDFNGDCVDGRCHCFLGFHGHDCSKRSCPSNCNGHGKCLPSGVCQCVNGYTGIDCSTAVCDEQCSLHGGVCDNGVCEFRCSDYAGYTCQNSSLLLSSLSDCREVLESDASGQHCAPSEPSILQQLEVVVVMPNYRRLFPSVARKVFNFFISGYCDAAAKRLACWISIQKCDKDGDNRLRVCHSACQSYNLACGASLDCSDETLFSSQDEGEGQCTGSGEMKLSWLNRLRSRLTFSSSSL, from the exons ATGGAGGTGAAGTTTAAGTGTAGTTCATGTGCCGTTTCTTCGAGGACGAAGTTTTGGAGCAGGCTCCGATTCGCTGTTGTTTTCGAG CTTGTATTGATATTGGCATGGTTTGAAGCTGCTAATGCAAAATCCCAAGAACACCAACTGCAAGCGCAAGGTGTGGAAAAGGGAAGTAGAAATGTTGTGTCTCATTCCTGCATCCATGACCAGATACTGGAACAAAGGAGGCGGCCAGGTCGCAAAGTGTATTCTGTTACCCCGCAGGTTTATGAGGAATCTGGTATCTCAAAACCCCTTCATGGCAAAGGGAGGGCATTGCTTAGCGTTTCTAAATTTTCAGAGGAGCAAGAGGATGTGAAGGAACCGATTAGaatttatcttaattatgaTGCTGTTGGTCATTCTCCTGACAGAGACTGTCGGAATGTTGGTGACATTGTCAAG CTTGGCGAGCCTCCTCTAAGAAGTTCTGTGACTTTTGCTCCTGGCATCCCTTCTTGCAACCCTCATAGTGATCCTCCAATTTTTGGTGACTGCTGGTACAACTGCACTTTGGATGATATAGCTGGTGAAGACAAAAGGCACCGCCTTCGTAAG GCTTTAGGGCAGACGGCAGATTGGTTTAGAAGAGCCTTGGCTGTTGAACCTGTAAAAGGGAATCTGCGGTTGAGTGGATATTCTGCATGTGGACAAGATGGAGGTGTGCAGCTTCCACGTGCATATGTAGAAG AGGGTGTAGCCAATGCAGATTTGGTTCTTTTGGTAACTACCAGACCAACGACTGGGAACACTCTTGCATGGGCAGTGGCATGTGAACGTGATCAGTGGGGTCGTGCAATAGCCG GGCATGTGAATGTTGCTCCTCGTCATTTGACTGCTGAAGCGGAGACCTTGCTTTCAGCTACTCTAATACATGAG GTTATGCATGTTCTCGGCTTTGATCCCCATGCCTTTGCACATTTTCGGGATGAGAGGAAAAGAAGACGTGCTCAG GTCATTGAACAAACTGTTGATGAAAAGCTTGGGCGAACAGTGACACGTGTGGTGCTTCCTCGTGTTGTCATGCACTCACGGTACCATTATGGG GCATTCTCTGAAAATTTTACTGGTTTAGAATTAGAAGATGGAGGAGGACGCGGCACTTCAg GATCTCACTGGGAAAAGAGGCTTCTGATGAATGAGATTATGACAGGCTCAGTGGATACAAGATCCGTTGTTTCGAAAATGACACTAGCTTTATTAGAGGATAGTGGCTGGTATCATGCTAATTATAGTATGGCAGACCGCCTTGATTGGGGCCGCAACCAAGGAACTGAATTTGTTACCTCCCCCTGCAATCTCTGGAAGGGGGCATACCATTGCAACACAACACAGTCATCGGGCTGCACATATAACAGGGAGGCAGAGGGTTACTGCCCAATTGTAAGTTATAGTGGAGACCTCCCTCAGTGGGCCCGTTATTTTCCACAGGCTAACAAAG GTGGGCAATCATCATTGGCCGATTATTGCACTTATTTTGTAGCTTACTCCGATGGATCATGTACAGATACTAACAGTGCTCGAGCACCTGACAGAATGTTGGGTGAAGTGCGAGGAAGTAACTCTAG ATGTATGGCCTCATCACTTGTACGAACTGGGTTTGTACGGGGTTCTACAACTCAGGGAAATGGTTGCTATCAGCATAGGTGTATAAACAATACTCTGGAG GTTGCTGTGGATGGTATTTGGAAAGTATGTCCTGAAGCCGGTGGACCAATTCAATTCCCAGGCTTCAATG GTGAGCTAATTTGCCCAGTTTACCATGAACTCTGTAGCAGTGCCCCAGTTCCTGTAGTTGGGCACTGTCCCAATTCATGTGACTTCAATGGAGACTGTGTTGATGGAAGGTGTCATTGCTTTCTTGGGTTTCATGGTCATGATTGTAGTAAAC GCTCTTGCCCTAGCAATTGTAATGGACATGGCAAGTGCCTTCCATCTGGGGTCTGTCAATGTGTTAATGGATACACTGGCATCGACTGCTCTACTG CTGTTTGCGATGAACAATGCAGTCTTCATGGAGGGGTCTGTGATAATGGAGTTTGTGAGTTTCGATGTTCTGACTATGCGGGCTACACTTGCCAGAACAGCTCCCTGCTCCTCTCCAGTCTTTCAGATTGCAGAGAGGTATTGGAGAGTGATGCCTCTGGGCAACATTGTGCGCCTAGTGAACCAAGTATTTTGCAGCAGCTAGAAGTGGTTGTTGTTATGCCCAACTATCGTCGGCTGTTCCCAAGTGTTGCTAGGAaggtttttaatttctttatcagTGGGTACTGTGATGCAGCTGCTAAACGGCTAGCCTGCTGG ATCTCGATCCAAAAGTGTGACAAGGATGGTGACAATAGGCTTCGGGTATGCCATTCAGCATGTCAGTCTTACAACTTGGCATGTGGAGCATCCCTTGACTGCTCTGATGAAACCCTCTTCAGCAGCCAGGATGAAGGGGAGGGTCAGTGCACAGGCTCTGGTGAGATGAAACTATCATGGTTGAATCGATTGCGGAGCAGGCTTACCTTTAGTTCCAGTTCCTTGTAA
- the LOC100247103 gene encoding uncharacterized protein LOC100247103 isoform X1, with protein MLEAVESSVNGGFSQLQSCGDSSEEELSVLPRHTKVVVTGNNRTKSVLVGLQGVVKKAVGLGGWHWLVLTNGIEVKLQRNALSVIEAPTGNEEDDDLEFENMQWNGSDMASDDTQKSHRSRHRTHKSSGSSHKTMSRSLSCDSQSKGSISTPRGSTKVDLSKLEMAALWRYLRHFNLVDGIPNPSKEQLIDVVQRHFVTQQMDELQVIVGFVQAAKRLKTVCK; from the exons ATGCTTGAGGCAGTGGAGAGTTCCGTCAATGGCGGATTTTCTCAGTTGCAGAGCTGTGGTGACAGCAGCGAAGAAGAGCTCTCCGTTCTTCCTCGTCACACCAAGGTAGTCGTCACCGGCAATAACCGTACCAAATCTGTGCTTGTGGGCCTCCAGGGCGTGGTCAAGAAGGCTGTCGGCCTTGGTGGTTGGCATTGGCTG GTTCTTACAAATGGTATAGAAGTAAAGTTGCAGAGGAATGCTCTTAGTGTGATTGAAGCTCCTACTGGTAATGAGGAAGATGATGATCTTGAATTTGAGAACATGCAGTGGAATGGCTCTGATATGG CTTCTGATGACACTCAAAAGTCCCACAGATCCAGACATCGAACACACAAGTCTTCCGGGTCATCACATAAGACCATGAGCAGGTCCCTTTCTTGTGACTCACAGTCTAAGGGATCTATTTCTACTCCAAGAGGGTCTACG AAGGTTGACTTGAGCAAGCTAGAGATGGCTGCATTATGGAGATACTTGCGACACTTCAACCTT GTGGATGGCATCCCCAACCCATCTAAGGAGCAATTAATTGATGTTGTTCAGAGGCATTTCGTGACGCAG CAAATGGACGAGTTGCAGGTCATCGTGGGGTTTGTGCAGGCTGCAAAGAGACTGAAGACTGTCTGCAAATGA
- the LOC100262482 gene encoding calcium uniporter protein 4, mitochondrial, which translates to MALRRTLAKRLLNITRTPSPAGTLEHSPISSPSFQNLVPSNAVKTNFHDDFLDSSDSGFFRRFLQRRALNQLARFPELLSVPVGDKLREKLRGLNGTGERLRLDGLSPPAPAMRDSLDGISVEDARKLLKVSQVEKLKWTLRQIPKNSIPYSEFIQICVEVCSNKDQGAEFAKMLDESGSVIVLGNIVFLRPEQVAKSMETLISQSIATPNDPRREELEQMEKQKSVIDQKAKTLVQGELYCGLGFLVLQTLGFMRLTFWELSWDVMEPICFFVTSLHFAGAYAFFLRTSKEPSFEGYFQRRFKAKQKQLMKTHNFDLEKYNNLCRAFYPNYYSPNSDHFPPSDLAEGAFFGALHR; encoded by the exons ATGGCGCTTCGGAGAACGCTGGCGAAGCGCCTCCTTAACATAACCAGAACTCCATCGCCGGCCGGTACTCTAGAACACTCTCCCATCTCCTCTCCCTCATTCCAAAATCTAGTCCCTTCCAATGCAGTCAAAACGAATTTTCATGACGACTTTCTGGACTCCTCCGACAGCGGGTTTTTCCGGCGTTTCCTTCAGCGCCGAGCGTTGAATCAGCTTGCTAGGTTCCCGGAACTTCTCTCCGTGCCTGTCGGAGACAAGCTGAGAGAGAAGCTGAGAGGCTTGAACGGTACAGGTGAACGTCTCCGGCTTGACGGACTGAGTCCACCGGCGCCGGCGATGAGAGATTCTCTGGACGGAATATCTGTTGAAGATGCTAGAAAGCTGCTGAAGGTGTCGCAGGTGGAGAAGCTGAAGTGGACGCTGAGACAGATCCCGAAGAACTCTATTCCGTATTCGGAGTTCATCCAGATCTGCGTTGAAGTTTGTTCGAACAAGGATCAAGGTGCAGAGTTTGCCAAGATGTTGGATGAGTCCGGGAGTGTCATCGTTCTAGGGAACATCGTGTTTCTGCGGCCGGAGCAG GTGGCCAAGTCCATGGAGACCCTCATCTCTCAATCAATAGCCACCCCGAATGACCCAAGAAGAGAAGAACTAGAGCAGATGGAGAAGCAGAAGAGCGTAATCGACCAAAAAGCCAAGACTCTGGTCCAAGGAGAACTCTACTGTGGGCTGGGCTTCCTGGTTCTCCAGACACTGGGCTTCATGAGGCTCACCTTCTGGGAACTGAGTTGGGATGTGATGGAGCCCATCTGCTTCTTCGTGACCTCGCTCCACTTTGCCGGCGCCTATGCCTTTTTCCTCAGAACCTCCAAAGAACCGTCGTTCGAGGGGTACTTCCAGCGCCGATTCAAGGCCAAGCAAAAGCAGTTGATGAAGACCCACAACTTTGACTTGGAAAAGTACAACAACCTCTGCAGAGCCTTCTATCCTAACTACTACTCACCCAACTCAGACCATTTTCCCCCCTCTGATCTTGCAGAGGGAGCTTTTTTTGGTGCTCTGCACCGTTGA
- the LOC100232856 gene encoding SCUTL2 precursor (The RefSeq protein has 4 substitutions compared to this genomic sequence) — protein sequence MAISPKLCLLPLLCLVVSTVSATVFTLENHCSYTIWPGTLSGNGAALLGNGGFVLPPGASIQLQAPFGWSGRFWARTGCNFDSAGKGTCITGDCGALNCIGGGVPPVSLAEFTIGADSADKDFYDVSLVDGYNVGMSIESSGGTGDCQRAGCVADLNSNCPAELQITDSGSVVACKSACAAFNTAQYCCTGDHSTPQTCSPTQYSEIFKKACPTAYSYAYDDPTSTCTCTGANYLITFCPPAF from the exons ATGGCGATATCCCCAAAGCTTTGTCTTCTTCCACTCCTATGTTTGCTAG TGAGCACAGTTTCGGCCACAGTGTTTACCCTTGAGAATCATTGCAGCTACACAATATGGCCTGGAACTTTGTCCGGCAATGGCGCCGCTATCCTCGGGAACGGCGGTTTTGTATTGCCACCTGGTGCATCGATCCAGTTGCAGGCACCATTTGGATGGTCGGGAAGGTTCTGGGCCCGAACTGGATGCAACTTCGACAGCGCCGGCAAGGGTACATGCACCACCGGAGACTGTGGCGCACTGAACTGCATCGGTGGCGGCGTTCCTCCGGTGAGCCTTGCGGAATTCACTATCGGTGCCGACAGTGCCGATAAAGATTTCTACGACGTGAGCCTCGTGGACGGCTACAATGTGGGAATGTCGATTGAAAGCTCGGGCGGAACCGGAGACTGCCAGAGGGCCGGTTGTGTGGCTGATCTGAACTCGAACTGCCCGGCGGAGTTGCAGATAACTGATTCAGGTTCGGTGGTTGCATGCAAGAGTGCGTGCGCAGCTTTTAACACGGCCCAGTATTGTTGCACCGGCGACCACAGCACCCCCCAGACATGTTCGCCGACGCAGTACTCGGAGATATTCAAGAAAGCGTGCCCGACGGCGTATAGTTATGCTTATGACGATCCAACCAGTACCTGTACTTGCACCGGGGCAAATTACTTGATTACCTTTTGCCCCACCGCATTTTGa
- the LOC100257368 gene encoding uncharacterized protein LOC100257368 isoform X2 — protein MLRFVEVQGFLGSPFKNRLLFVVFVELVLILAWFEAANAKSQEHQLQAQGVEKGSRNVVSHSCIHDQILEQRRRPGRKVYSVTPQVYEESGISKPLHGKGRALLSVSKFSEEQEDVKEPIRIYLNYDAVGHSPDRDCRNVGDIVKLGEPPLRSSVTFAPGIPSCNPHSDPPIFGDCWYNCTLDDIAGEDKRHRLRKALGQTADWFRRALAVEPVKGNLRLSGYSACGQDGGVQLPRAYVEEGVANADLVLLVTTRPTTGNTLAWAVACERDQWGRAIAGHVNVAPRHLTAEAETLLSATLIHEVMHVLGFDPHAFAHFRDERKRRRAQVIEQTVDEKLGRTVTRVVLPRVVMHSRYHYGAFSENFTGLELEDGGGRGTSGSHWEKRLLMNEIMTGSVDTRSVVSKMTLALLEDSGWYHANYSMADRLDWGRNQGTEFVTSPCNLWKGAYHCNTTQSSGCTYNREAEGYCPIVSYSGDLPQWARYFPQANKGGQSSLADYCTYFVAYSDGSCTDTNSARAPDRMLGEVRGSNSRCMASSLVRTGFVRGSTTQGNGCYQHRCINNTLEVAVDGIWKVCPEAGGPIQFPGFNGELICPVYHELCSSAPVPVVGHCPNSCDFNGDCVDGRCHCFLGFHGHDCSKRSCPSNCNGHGKCLPSGVCQCVNGYTGIDCSTAVCDEQCSLHGGVCDNGVCEFRCSDYAGYTCQNSSLLLSSLSDCREVLESDASGQHCAPSEPSILQQLEVVVVMPNYRRLFPSVARKVFNFFISGYCDAAAKRLACWISIQKCDKDGDNRLRVCHSACQSYNLACGASLDCSDETLFSSQDEGEGQCTGSGEMKLSWLNRLRSRLTFSSSSL, from the exons ATGCTCAGATTTGTTGAAGTTCAAGGATTTCTGGGGTCACCCTTTAAGAATCGCTTGCTATTTGTGGTTTTTGTTGAG CTTGTATTGATATTGGCATGGTTTGAAGCTGCTAATGCAAAATCCCAAGAACACCAACTGCAAGCGCAAGGTGTGGAAAAGGGAAGTAGAAATGTTGTGTCTCATTCCTGCATCCATGACCAGATACTGGAACAAAGGAGGCGGCCAGGTCGCAAAGTGTATTCTGTTACCCCGCAGGTTTATGAGGAATCTGGTATCTCAAAACCCCTTCATGGCAAAGGGAGGGCATTGCTTAGCGTTTCTAAATTTTCAGAGGAGCAAGAGGATGTGAAGGAACCGATTAGaatttatcttaattatgaTGCTGTTGGTCATTCTCCTGACAGAGACTGTCGGAATGTTGGTGACATTGTCAAG CTTGGCGAGCCTCCTCTAAGAAGTTCTGTGACTTTTGCTCCTGGCATCCCTTCTTGCAACCCTCATAGTGATCCTCCAATTTTTGGTGACTGCTGGTACAACTGCACTTTGGATGATATAGCTGGTGAAGACAAAAGGCACCGCCTTCGTAAG GCTTTAGGGCAGACGGCAGATTGGTTTAGAAGAGCCTTGGCTGTTGAACCTGTAAAAGGGAATCTGCGGTTGAGTGGATATTCTGCATGTGGACAAGATGGAGGTGTGCAGCTTCCACGTGCATATGTAGAAG AGGGTGTAGCCAATGCAGATTTGGTTCTTTTGGTAACTACCAGACCAACGACTGGGAACACTCTTGCATGGGCAGTGGCATGTGAACGTGATCAGTGGGGTCGTGCAATAGCCG GGCATGTGAATGTTGCTCCTCGTCATTTGACTGCTGAAGCGGAGACCTTGCTTTCAGCTACTCTAATACATGAG GTTATGCATGTTCTCGGCTTTGATCCCCATGCCTTTGCACATTTTCGGGATGAGAGGAAAAGAAGACGTGCTCAG GTCATTGAACAAACTGTTGATGAAAAGCTTGGGCGAACAGTGACACGTGTGGTGCTTCCTCGTGTTGTCATGCACTCACGGTACCATTATGGG GCATTCTCTGAAAATTTTACTGGTTTAGAATTAGAAGATGGAGGAGGACGCGGCACTTCAg GATCTCACTGGGAAAAGAGGCTTCTGATGAATGAGATTATGACAGGCTCAGTGGATACAAGATCCGTTGTTTCGAAAATGACACTAGCTTTATTAGAGGATAGTGGCTGGTATCATGCTAATTATAGTATGGCAGACCGCCTTGATTGGGGCCGCAACCAAGGAACTGAATTTGTTACCTCCCCCTGCAATCTCTGGAAGGGGGCATACCATTGCAACACAACACAGTCATCGGGCTGCACATATAACAGGGAGGCAGAGGGTTACTGCCCAATTGTAAGTTATAGTGGAGACCTCCCTCAGTGGGCCCGTTATTTTCCACAGGCTAACAAAG GTGGGCAATCATCATTGGCCGATTATTGCACTTATTTTGTAGCTTACTCCGATGGATCATGTACAGATACTAACAGTGCTCGAGCACCTGACAGAATGTTGGGTGAAGTGCGAGGAAGTAACTCTAG ATGTATGGCCTCATCACTTGTACGAACTGGGTTTGTACGGGGTTCTACAACTCAGGGAAATGGTTGCTATCAGCATAGGTGTATAAACAATACTCTGGAG GTTGCTGTGGATGGTATTTGGAAAGTATGTCCTGAAGCCGGTGGACCAATTCAATTCCCAGGCTTCAATG GTGAGCTAATTTGCCCAGTTTACCATGAACTCTGTAGCAGTGCCCCAGTTCCTGTAGTTGGGCACTGTCCCAATTCATGTGACTTCAATGGAGACTGTGTTGATGGAAGGTGTCATTGCTTTCTTGGGTTTCATGGTCATGATTGTAGTAAAC GCTCTTGCCCTAGCAATTGTAATGGACATGGCAAGTGCCTTCCATCTGGGGTCTGTCAATGTGTTAATGGATACACTGGCATCGACTGCTCTACTG CTGTTTGCGATGAACAATGCAGTCTTCATGGAGGGGTCTGTGATAATGGAGTTTGTGAGTTTCGATGTTCTGACTATGCGGGCTACACTTGCCAGAACAGCTCCCTGCTCCTCTCCAGTCTTTCAGATTGCAGAGAGGTATTGGAGAGTGATGCCTCTGGGCAACATTGTGCGCCTAGTGAACCAAGTATTTTGCAGCAGCTAGAAGTGGTTGTTGTTATGCCCAACTATCGTCGGCTGTTCCCAAGTGTTGCTAGGAaggtttttaatttctttatcagTGGGTACTGTGATGCAGCTGCTAAACGGCTAGCCTGCTGG ATCTCGATCCAAAAGTGTGACAAGGATGGTGACAATAGGCTTCGGGTATGCCATTCAGCATGTCAGTCTTACAACTTGGCATGTGGAGCATCCCTTGACTGCTCTGATGAAACCCTCTTCAGCAGCCAGGATGAAGGGGAGGGTCAGTGCACAGGCTCTGGTGAGATGAAACTATCATGGTTGAATCGATTGCGGAGCAGGCTTACCTTTAGTTCCAGTTCCTTGTAA
- the LOC100252228 gene encoding NAC domain-containing protein 2 isoform X1 has translation MYLSPSVSPPNEISLYWSDEELFTCLQGMINGSPLPDNVMIEVNPYQHNPSCLSDRFWYLTSSEDTKFAEGFWKPKGEPYEIFSNSSITGWRTTFEFYEGTTPHVLKTDWVLQQYKITQKGQSKNIKPMASSSLCRVFQSRGQSSSHEMQKELGVANVADENHTCSKPSVVSNTDNSTGQGSKSESQVQHGNGETGLLAAPERSLNHPVDNLPEIDYFSDGDFLELGDLADPVSPSSSSDNSSCLSQTSDECFDSLALLRDLECDKDVGCKFSVAALVMPDKVVLQPASSGSLTCDDRRKLPAEGPPKTDSSLLGSTKLSEKKGLKRAIATQEADNKVEGPSSNPHNLVASSGSNKAASSDEKGKAAADRKKKLKKYLCFMPF, from the exons ATGTATCTTTCACCATCCGTCTCCCCGCCTAATGAAATTAGCTTATATTGGAGCGATGAGGAGCTCTTTACGTGTTTGCAGGGAATGATAAATGGATCTCCTCTCCCCGACAACGTTATGATAGAAGTGAATCCTTACCAGCATAACCCCTCATGTTTATCTG ATAGATTTTGGTACTTAACAAGCTCTGAGGACACCAAATTTGCAGAGGGATTCTGGAAGCCCAAGGGTGAGCCCTATGAGATATTTTCGAACTCTTCTATCACTGGTTGGAGAACTACTTTTGAATTCTACGAAGGTACCACCCCACATGTCCTTAAAACCGACTGGGTGTTGCAACAGTACAAGATAACTCAGAAGGGACAGTCCAAAAACATCAAGCCAATG GCCTCCAGTTCACTCTGTAGAGTCTTCCAAAGCAGGGGACAAAGTTCAAGCCATGAAATGCAGAAGGAATTGGGGGTTGCAAATGTTGCTGATGAAAACCACACTTGTTCCAAGCCTTCTGTGGTTTCAAATACTGACAATAGCACTGGGCAAGGTTCCAAAAGCGAGTCTCAG GTGCAACATGGCAATGGTGAGACTGGACTATTGGCTGCGCCAGAAAGATCTCTGAATCACCCTGTAGACAACCTGCCtgaaattgattatttttctgaTGGTGACTTTTTGGAGTTGGGGGATCTTGCTGACCCAGTATCACCTTCTTCCAGTTCAGACAATTCTAGTTGCCTAAGCCAGACATCAGATGAATGTTTTGATTCATTAGCCTTGTTGCGAGATTTAGAATGTGACAAGGATGTGGGTTGCAAGTTTAGTGTTGCTGCATTGGTCATGCCAGACAAGGTTGTTTTGCAGCCAGCCAGTTCAG GATCTCTTACTTGTGATGACAGAAGGAAGTTACCGGCAGAAGGACCCCCCAAAACTGATAGTTCTTTACTTGGTTCAACAAAACTGTCTGAGAAGAAGGGCTTGAAGCGTGCAATTGCAACTCAGGAAGCAGACAATAAGGTGGAAGGTCCATCATCAAATCCTCATAATTTGGTGGCATCATCTGGCAGCAACAAAGCAGCATCCTCAGATGAAAAAGGGAAAGCTGCTGCTGACAGAAAGAAGAAGCTAAAGAAGTATTTGTGCTTCATGCCATTCTAG
- the LOC100252228 gene encoding NAC domain-containing protein 2 isoform X2, translating into MINGSPLPDNVMIEVNPYQHNPSCLSDRFWYLTSSEDTKFAEGFWKPKGEPYEIFSNSSITGWRTTFEFYEGTTPHVLKTDWVLQQYKITQKGQSKNIKPMASSSLCRVFQSRGQSSSHEMQKELGVANVADENHTCSKPSVVSNTDNSTGQGSKSESQVQHGNGETGLLAAPERSLNHPVDNLPEIDYFSDGDFLELGDLADPVSPSSSSDNSSCLSQTSDECFDSLALLRDLECDKDVGCKFSVAALVMPDKVVLQPASSGSLTCDDRRKLPAEGPPKTDSSLLGSTKLSEKKGLKRAIATQEADNKVEGPSSNPHNLVASSGSNKAASSDEKGKAAADRKKKLKKYLCFMPF; encoded by the exons ATGATAAATGGATCTCCTCTCCCCGACAACGTTATGATAGAAGTGAATCCTTACCAGCATAACCCCTCATGTTTATCTG ATAGATTTTGGTACTTAACAAGCTCTGAGGACACCAAATTTGCAGAGGGATTCTGGAAGCCCAAGGGTGAGCCCTATGAGATATTTTCGAACTCTTCTATCACTGGTTGGAGAACTACTTTTGAATTCTACGAAGGTACCACCCCACATGTCCTTAAAACCGACTGGGTGTTGCAACAGTACAAGATAACTCAGAAGGGACAGTCCAAAAACATCAAGCCAATG GCCTCCAGTTCACTCTGTAGAGTCTTCCAAAGCAGGGGACAAAGTTCAAGCCATGAAATGCAGAAGGAATTGGGGGTTGCAAATGTTGCTGATGAAAACCACACTTGTTCCAAGCCTTCTGTGGTTTCAAATACTGACAATAGCACTGGGCAAGGTTCCAAAAGCGAGTCTCAG GTGCAACATGGCAATGGTGAGACTGGACTATTGGCTGCGCCAGAAAGATCTCTGAATCACCCTGTAGACAACCTGCCtgaaattgattatttttctgaTGGTGACTTTTTGGAGTTGGGGGATCTTGCTGACCCAGTATCACCTTCTTCCAGTTCAGACAATTCTAGTTGCCTAAGCCAGACATCAGATGAATGTTTTGATTCATTAGCCTTGTTGCGAGATTTAGAATGTGACAAGGATGTGGGTTGCAAGTTTAGTGTTGCTGCATTGGTCATGCCAGACAAGGTTGTTTTGCAGCCAGCCAGTTCAG GATCTCTTACTTGTGATGACAGAAGGAAGTTACCGGCAGAAGGACCCCCCAAAACTGATAGTTCTTTACTTGGTTCAACAAAACTGTCTGAGAAGAAGGGCTTGAAGCGTGCAATTGCAACTCAGGAAGCAGACAATAAGGTGGAAGGTCCATCATCAAATCCTCATAATTTGGTGGCATCATCTGGCAGCAACAAAGCAGCATCCTCAGATGAAAAAGGGAAAGCTGCTGCTGACAGAAAGAAGAAGCTAAAGAAGTATTTGTGCTTCATGCCATTCTAG